A window of Acidobacteriota bacterium contains these coding sequences:
- a CDS encoding DNA-binding response regulator, producing the protein MARIPLSWRDSAIPAQRSASRRTHRHAEGRLTVAGRRILVVDDEPQITRVLRTTLSSHGYEIRVANDAVAALDVVNDWPPELIITDLSMPEMSGVDLTRKVRAKSEVPIIVLSVRGEERSKVEALDAGADDYVTKPFNMSELLARVRANLRRFTPPKPEEQEINVGDFKIDLPGHRAVVRGQEVRLTPKEFDLLVHFARHPDKVVTHAVLLRSVWGPQSVNQNEYLRVFIGQLRKKLEADSDKHYITTEPWVGYRFTPGE; encoded by the coding sequence GCCAGTCGACGTACACATCGTCACGCAGAGGGTCGACTGACCGTGGCCGGGCGCCGAATCCTTGTCGTCGACGATGAGCCGCAGATCACGCGCGTGCTGCGCACTACGCTTTCCAGCCATGGATATGAGATACGCGTTGCTAATGATGCCGTCGCCGCCCTCGACGTAGTGAATGACTGGCCGCCGGAGCTGATCATCACCGACCTCTCGATGCCGGAGATGAGTGGCGTGGATCTCACTCGCAAGGTCCGAGCGAAGTCAGAAGTGCCGATCATCGTTCTCTCGGTGCGCGGCGAGGAGCGCTCGAAGGTCGAGGCACTCGACGCCGGCGCCGATGACTATGTGACAAAGCCGTTTAACATGAGTGAACTTCTGGCGCGCGTGCGCGCAAATCTTCGGCGCTTTACACCGCCGAAACCCGAGGAGCAGGAAATCAATGTCGGCGATTTCAAAATTGACCTTCCGGGACACAGGGCTGTCGTGCGCGGACAGGAGGTGCGGCTCACGCCGAAGGAGTTTGACCTCTTGGTGCATTTTGCCCGCCATCCCGACAAGGTAGTAACCCACGCCGTTCTGCTGCGTTCTGTGTGGGGACCGCAGAGCGTGAATCAGAACGAATATCTCCGTGTCTTTATTGGACAACTGCGCAAAAAGCTTGAGGCGGACAGCGATAAACACTACATCACGACTGAGCCTTGGGTTGGCTATCGTTTCACTCCAGGGGAGTAA